The Candidatus Auribacterota bacterium genome has a window encoding:
- a CDS encoding aminotransferase class I/II-fold pyridoxal phosphate-dependent enzyme, translating into MNPIADKIAKLKARIQWGNEMGYYFYLQPVKNLDGARVLVKEKEMLIFASYSYLGLLGHPTINAAAQAAIAEYGTGTHGVRILAGSLKLHQELEGKIAAFKGTEDAIVFSSGYVTNLATVSTLVGRGDVVICDKLNHASIVDGCILSRARFVRCTHNDMADLERCLTEADPAAGKLVVADAVFSMDGDIINLPEMHRLCKKYGATLMVDEAHSLGVLGKTGHGIEEYFGMTNVIDIKMGTMSKAIPSVGGYIAADRDTIMYLKHVARAFVFSAALPPPAAAAAKAAFEVIEKEPERIAKLQRNIRLFLDGLKARGFDTLQSETAIVPIICGRDEKTLMMCKLAQQKGLFVLPVLSPAVPPGTSRIRAAVTAAHSEDDIKRALDILEAAGKAVRVIRRSSRAVAKPGNGSAQPLTSGPR; encoded by the coding sequence GTGAATCCGATAGCCGACAAAATCGCGAAGCTCAAGGCCCGCATACAGTGGGGCAATGAAATGGGCTACTACTTTTATCTCCAGCCCGTCAAGAACCTGGACGGCGCGCGGGTTCTGGTGAAGGAGAAGGAGATGCTCATATTCGCTTCCTATAGCTACCTCGGCCTCCTCGGTCACCCCACGATCAATGCCGCCGCGCAGGCAGCCATCGCGGAATACGGGACCGGCACGCACGGCGTGCGCATCCTCGCCGGCTCCCTCAAGCTCCACCAGGAGCTGGAGGGAAAAATCGCCGCCTTCAAGGGAACGGAGGACGCCATCGTCTTTTCGAGCGGCTACGTCACCAACCTCGCGACCGTCTCTACCCTCGTCGGCCGAGGCGACGTGGTGATCTGCGACAAACTGAACCACGCGAGCATCGTGGACGGCTGCATCCTGTCGCGCGCGAGGTTTGTGCGCTGCACGCATAATGATATGGCCGACCTCGAGCGGTGCCTCACCGAGGCGGACCCCGCAGCGGGGAAACTGGTGGTTGCCGATGCGGTGTTCAGCATGGACGGGGACATCATCAACCTTCCGGAAATGCATCGTCTGTGCAAAAAATATGGGGCAACGCTCATGGTGGATGAGGCGCACTCCCTCGGAGTCCTGGGGAAAACAGGCCACGGGATCGAGGAGTACTTCGGGATGACGAACGTCATTGACATAAAGATGGGCACCATGAGCAAGGCCATACCCAGTGTGGGAGGTTACATCGCCGCCGACAGGGATACGATCATGTACCTGAAACACGTGGCGCGCGCCTTCGTCTTTTCGGCAGCGCTTCCCCCGCCCGCCGCCGCCGCGGCAAAGGCGGCATTCGAGGTGATCGAAAAGGAACCCGAGCGGATTGCGAAATTGCAGCGCAACATCAGGCTCTTCCTTGATGGCCTCAAGGCGAGGGGTTTCGACACGCTCCAGAGCGAGACGGCGATCGTCCCCATCATCTGCGGCAGGGATGAGAAGACGCTGATGATGTGCAAACTCGCTCAGCAAAAAGGCCTCTTCGTCCTGCCGGTGCTCTCCCCTGCGGTTCCCCCCGGGACGAGCCGCATCAGGGCGGCCGTGACCGCAGCCCACAGCGAAGATGACATCAAGCGGGCACTGGACATCCTCGAAGCGGCCGGCAAGGCAGTGAGAGTTATCCGGCGGTCGTCGCGTGCAGTTGCAAAGCCCGGAAATGGAAGCGCCCAGCCCCTCACGTCCGGACCGCGGTGA